In Candidatus Methylomirabilis lanthanidiphila, the DNA window GGCCGTTCATAATCGATCTTGAGGCTGGCAGTTGCTCGGTAGGTAGGGGTCAGGCTGAAGGTATAGATCGTCGCGGTCGTTACGATCATGGCGAACACTGTCAGAACGATCCAGCGATGCTTGAGGATAATCCGCCAGTAATCGCGGAGGTGAGTCTCTTCGTCCTGCTGGACGTAATAGCGTTGCAGCAGGAGATCGCGAGGCGTCGGTGAATTGCCTTCGGATTTGACTAGCGCATCCATCCGCGCGCGCTACCTCCTTTATGTTGCGTAAGTGTGGACTGTTTCCCTTGATCTTGGCGGATGGCCGTTAAAACGCCATCCCGGCTGAGAATCCAAAGCGAACGACCGTTTTGACAAAGTCCACTGCCCCGTACAGGACGGTCTTGGGGCCGCTGGTGCCGACGAAGATGACATCGTTTTTTTGAATGGCCGGCGCGACCTTGCCCTCCTGTCTCAACTGTTCGAGGTCGATGTGCAGCACCTCGGTCTTTGATCCGTTGAACCGCAAGACTTCAATGTTGCTGACGTCGGCCTCATCTTTCAGCGCCTCGCCAAAATAGATAGCCTGATCGACGGTCAGTTTCCCTTTCAGCGGATAGGGTCCAGGCTTCCTCACTGCACCGCCAAGAAGAAATTCGCCCGATTTCGGTACGCTGATCACGTCGCCGGAGTCAACCCTGACATTTAAGGCAGGGTTACGCCCGGCCAACAGTTCATCAAGGTCGACTTTAAGCAGGTCGCCGGAGCTCGACAGGGCCGTCCCCGGTGAGCCGTTTTTTCGCAGGATGTAGACAACGCGATCGGCCTCTTTGCTGAGCCCGCCCGCCTGCGCCAGCATATCGGTCAGGCTTCGCCGGTCGTTCACCTCGTAGATGCCGGGCTTATTGACCTCCCCCAGGACCGATGCGCGCTGGCTTCGGTACTCTTCGATAAACACGCTCACTTGTGGGTCGTGCAGGTACTCCACGCCGTAGAGAACGGCCAGTTCGCTTTCGAGTTGGCGCGCGGTCAGATCTTTGGCCTTCACGGTATCGATAAGGGGAAGTCGAATGAATCCCTCCGCGCTTACTCGGACCTTCGCCTTGTCCACTTCGCTGAGATCCAGTATCGAAATCACGAGGAGATCGCCGGCCCCGATGATGTAATCTCCGGCGAAGCCGTCCGCCTGCGTGGAGGCGCTGATAATCTTACTGTTCAGCGCGACGCTGCCTGTCGACTCGGAGGATTGTGAGGCAGATGCCATCGCTATGAGGGTTTCCCTGGAGGGGCCCGCTGAGGCGCACCCCGCGGCCAGCATACCTAAGCCGATGATGTACAGGATAGGCGTTTGTCTCATTCTGGTCTCGTTCCTCTGTTCGTCATTCGGTCTGCTTGGCCTCACAATAGGCCGGATAGACAGACCGTGCAGACCGAACACACCTACTCCAGCTTCGCCGGACTCGACTCGCTTGCCTTGCCATTACCATTGCCTCCGGATTGGCTCAGCCCAAGCCCGACCCCTAATCCAATCGCCGCCAAGCCTACGGTGACTCCCACGGCCGTTTCGGTCTCGATTCCGGCGCCTGCGGCGGCCCCAGCTTCTGCTCCGGCCAGAGCACCGCCACCAGGCGGGATATACGCGGCGAGCTTGTCATCGAGGATGTAACCGGCATACGCTGGATCACCCGTGAAGATCGGTGTGGCGCCCGGCGGGATGTTGGCGTCCGCCGGGATTGTGCCTGAGGGTACAGGATTCGGCAGGTTGGCCGTGATGCCTGGGGACCCGGTAAAGGAGCCATCGGTGATGTAGCCGATACTTTTTCCGTTTTCGCCGTAGACGGGAACCGCGCCGGCGGGTAAGCCGGACGAATTACCAGGAAGGGCCTGCGCGAGCATAACGCCAAAATTATGGTCTGGAGCGCCAACCTGTGGGATGTAGACGCTTTGTCCCGCCTTCACAATGTGAAGGCCCGGATTACCCGCTGACCTGGCGAGTATCTCGCCCTGCTGCAGGCTCAGGCGGGAGCCGCCACGCGAATTGACGACGATCGTCCCCACGGAGTCTGTCGTCGACAACGTCGATGACTTGGCCTTCAGGATAGTCGGACGATCGCCCGTGTTGCCGTTATCGGTCTGGTAGCGGACGCTTGGGGTGACAAGTGCCGCCCGGGATGACGAGGGCACCCTGAAGAGGACCTGGCCGACCGCAACTTTTACGACCGGCGCGGTCCGTGATCCGGCCAACCCGACAAGCGTGTGCGGCTGCAGCTCCATCTGGGTGCCGTCTTTCAGCATCACCGATGCGGTGCCCTTTCCGGTTCGGAGCATGGTGCCTTCATATAGCGGGTTGGATGAAGACGGCAGCGTAGTCCACCGCTGTCCGTCTGTGGTCACCTGAGCTTCCTGTGATCCGGTCGCCAATCCCAGCGTCGGTTCTGCGGCCCGCGCAGTTGGCGGGACGAACGCAGCCATGGTCCAGAATAAGAAACTGGCGAGCGTTGCGTACGCCGAGCGGGTCAGGACGAGACGATTGTGACAGTTTGCGCGCATTATTCGTCCTCCTTTCATTCTGGAGCCGTCATTCCCGCGGAAGCGGGAATCCAGCGCCCAACGACTGGATTCCGGTTCACGCCGGGAATGACGATTACGGTACAGCGATCTATAAGACACGACGCCGGATGCGATATCTACGGTAATAAAAGGTGTATAACGCTCTATAAGCCAAATGTCAACTAAAATTTGTCAGCATATCATTATATAAAGTGGGTTCAGATGTGTAATTCGATGCGATCTGTTGAGAATATTTGCTGATTCTATGTTGTAGTATTTAAATCTGTATTATCTCTGTTAATAAATTCATGCGGGGATGCGAGGTGGCGGATCCATACCATCTGTAGATTCCGATCGGCACAACTGCGATTCAGTGCCGTCGTTCGGAACGTGTTGAAATGGATTGGTCGTGGGATAGTGACCATATTGCCGAACGCGGGAGGTATTGCCCGATGCGCGATTTGTATTGACAGCGATGTGGGCGCTGACTAGAGTAGTTCCATGGGCTATCGGCTTCAGATGGCCGTCAGAGGCGGGTTTGTGGGTATCATTCGATGAGGGACGGGCTGCTTTATCGGGTTCAGGAAACGATCGACCGGCATCGCATGCTGACAGGCGGAGAGATGATTGTTGTCGCCGTGTCCGGCGGTGTTGACTCGATGGTCATGCTCCATCTTCTGCTGCGCCTTCGGACCCGTTATTCCACCTCACTGCATGTCGCACATCTGAACCATGGTCTTCGCGGGGCAGAATCGACCGAGACCGCCGACTTTGTCCGTACCCACTGCGAGGCTCATGAGATTCCTGTGACTGTGACGAGCGCCGAAGGGAGGATGTGGCAGGACCGTATGGGAGGCTCAGTTCAGGCCGTTGCCCGGGATCTCCGGTATCGATTCCTTGAACAGGTGGCAGATGAGCAGAAAGCCGATAGAATTGCTTTAGGTCATCACCGTGACGATCAGGCAGAGACGGTCCTGATGAACCTGCTTCGGGGTTCCGGTATCAGAGGGCTTGGAGGAATTCCGCCTGTCAGGGACCGCATCATTCGCCCGTTGATTGACTGCGCCCGGGAGGAGATCGAACGGTATGCGCGGAAGGAGGGGATTCCCTATGTCGAAGACTCTTCAAACCGCACTCTTGTGTACAGCCGGAACCGAATTCGACTGACCCTCTTGCCGGAACTGGCCAAGCGATTTAATCCGCGTGTCGGCCATGCCCTGGCGAATGCGGCCGCCATCTCTGAAGCTGAGGATGGGCTGTTGAACGGAATGGCCGAGAAAGAACTTCGCGCCGTTCTGGTTTCTCAGTCGCGTGAAACGTTCGTGCTGGCTATTGCCCCTCTGGCGACCCTTCCCAGCGCCTTGAGATGGCGTATGATTCGGCGCGTTGCTGAAGAGTTGCGGAAAGGCCGCTCGGGATTGACCTTTCAACAGACGCTGGCTATTGATCGACTGGTGATGACGCGGGGGGCGCAGGGCGCCGTTTACGCGCCGGGCGGGTTGCGTGCACAACGGGCAGACGGCTGTCTTGTTCTTTCGCTGGGGGAGGGGCTGGCGAGGGGCCGTATTTCATCGTCCCCCCTGGCCGTCCCGGGAGTGACGGTCATTCCGGAAGTGGCGGTCAACCTCCGGAGCGAGATTCTGCAGCAGGGGGCCGTGGAGCAACTCGTGTCCGATGCCTCCACTGCTCTGCTTGATGCCGACCGCACCGGCGTGAAATTACACGTGAGGGGATGGGAAGCGGGTGATAGGTTCATTCCGTTCGGGATGGGCGGCCGGAAAAAGCTCCAGGACTTTTTTGTGGACGCCAAGGTGCCGCGCGATCGACGCTGCAGCGTTCCGTTAGTGGTGTCGGGCGATGAGATTGTGTGGGTTGTCGGTTTTCGAGTAGATGAACGGTTCAGGGTCACCGATTCGACGCAACGTCTCCTTCGAGTGCGCGCCACGACCGCGGGTGAATAGGTGAGGTGATCGGTCGATAGGGCTCTCAGTGCAATCCGTTCATGTAGCTGTCATTGCGGGCACCCGCAGGGTGCGCGGCAATCTCGCCGTTCTGTTCTCCTGAGTGTGGAGAACCTGGGGCGAAGAACGGTCGGATTGCTTCGAAAGTCTCTCGCTCCGGTCCCGAAATCCCCCCGTTCCCTCCTTTTGAAAGGAGGGTTGGAGGAGATTTTGCCGGGCGTTACAACTGTCATCCCCATGGGCGCGCTACCGGCGCATGCGGGATTGCTTCGCGACGGCCGCAATGACGGATTCCCGTCTTTATTCCGGGATCGGTATAATGCGTTGAAGACCTGCGAGCGATTTGATATAGTAAGTTACCAACGTCACAGATCTGACACATCGACCTGCCGGATGAGGGAAAGACATTGATTGGAGGAGGTAAAAGGTTGAACCCGTTTTTTAAGAATCTGGCGCTGTGGCTTGTCATCGGATTAATCATGATATTGGTGTTCAACATTTTCAGCCAGAACCAGCCACAGGAAAAGGAGATGATCTTCAGCGACTTCATGGCCAAGGTGAGTAAAGGCGAGGTTGCGGAGGTCATCGTGAAGGGTTCGGATATTAAGGGAAAACTGACCGGCGGCGAAATCTTCAGGACATACGCCGCTGACGATAAAGATATGATTGCGGAGTTGCGGCAGAAAGGGGTGCGGATCATTGCGAAGCCGATGGACGAAAACCCCTGGTACGTGAATATGCTGCTCTCATGGCTGCCGATGCTGCTGTTTATCGGAGTCTGGATCTTCTTCATGCGGCAGATGCAGGGCGGTGGCGTGAAGGCGCTCTCGTTCGGTAAGAGCCGGGCGCGCCTGCTGTCGGATAAGCACAATAAGGTGACCTTTGCCGATGTTGCCGGCGCCGACGAGGCCAAGGAGGAGCTGCGGGAGATCATCGAGTTTCTGAAGGATCCGCCGAAGTTTCAGAAGTTGGGCGGGCGCATCCCCAAGGGGGTCTTGCTGATGGGGCCGCCGGGTACGGGGAAGACGCTGCTGGCGCGGGCCATCGCGGGCGAAGCCAATGCGCCGTTTTTCAGTATTTCGGGATCGGACTTTGTCGAGATGTTTGTGGGCGTCGGCGCCTCGCGCGTGAGGGATCTCTTTGAGCAGGGCAAGAAGCATGCCCCGTGTATTATTTTTATGGACGAGATTGATGCGGTGGGCAGACATCGGGGCGCCGGCCTGGGCGGCGGTCACGACGAGCGGGAGCAGACCTTGAATCAGCTTCTGGTCGAGATGGACGGTTTTGAATCGAACGATGGGGTCATCCTGGTCGCGGCGACCAATCGTCCGGATGTCCTGGACCCCGCGCTGCTCCGACCCGGACGGTTTGATCGCCAGGTCGTCGTGGCGAGACCGGATCTGAAGGGCCGCGAGGGGATTCTGCGCGTCCACACCAAAAAGATTCCGGTCGATCCTGATGTGAATCTGACGCTTCTGGCGCGCGGGACCCCTGGATTTTCCGGGGCCGATTTAGCCAATCTCGTGAACGAGGCAGCCCTGTTGGCCGCGCGTCAAAATAAGAAAACAGTGTGCATGGTCGACTTCGAGAGCGCCAAAGACAAAGTGCTTATGGGTGTAGAGCGCAAGAGCGTGGTCATCAGCGAGGAGGAGCGAAAGGTGACCGCCTATCACGAGGCCGGGCATACCCTGGTGGCGAAGGTCCTCCCCGGAACCGACCCGATTCACAAGGTCACCATTATCCCGCGCGGCAGAGCGCTTGGCATGACCCAACAGTTACCCCTCGATGAGAAGCACAATTATGCCAAGGAGTATCTCCTCAACGAGATTGCGATCATGATGGGCGGACGTGCGGCGGAGGAGCTGGTCATTGGCCAGATGACGACCGGGGCGGGCAACGATATCGAGCGGGCGACTGATCTGGCGCGGAAGATGGTGTGCGAGTGGGGTATGAGCGAGAAACTTGGTCCGCTCACGTTCGGTAAGCGCGAAGAGATGATCTTCCTGGGCCGCGAGATCGCCCAGCATCAGGATTACAGCGAATATACGGCGGTAGAGATCGATCGAGAGGTCAAAGAGATCGTCATGGCCAACTATGAAAAGGCCAAGACGCTGATCATCGAGCGGATCGGCATCCTGCACGCCCTCGCCAAGGCGCTGCTGGAAACCGAGGTGCTTGACGGCTTTCAGATCGATGCCATCGTCAACGGGGCCGCCGCCCCGGCCCAAGCGCGCATCTAATCCGTAGTCCTCTACTTTGTGACAGCGGCGAGAACGCCAGAGACACACGTTCCTCCAGCCTCATCCACGGCTCTCGCCCGCTTTCAGTGCCGGCTTGTAGTTCGCCCCAAAGACCCAATGAACTCAATAGACCCAAAAGACGCAATCAACGCAATGACGCAACTGACGCAATCAACGCAATGACGCAACCGACGCAACCGACGCGATGACGCCATCATACTTCCGCTGCCGGGACCACCTGCTGGATGTTCAGGACAAGACCTGGATTATTGGGGTGTTGAACATTACCCCGGATTCGTTTTCCGATGGCGGTCGCTTCCTGGATCCTGGGGCGGCGATCGATCAGGCCATGGGGATGATAGAGGAGGGCGCCGATATCCTGGAGCTGGGCGGTGAATCGACCCGTCCTGGCGCCATTCCTGTTCCTGTGCGCGAGGAGCTTCGGCGAATCGTTCCGGTGTTGTGCGACCTGCGGCCAAAGGTGACGATTCCGATAGCGGTCGATACCTACAAACCGGAGGTGGCGAGGGTCGTCCTGGAAGAAGGGGCGGATATCATTAACGACGTCTACGGCGTTCGAGGAGAGGGGCGCCTGGCGGTAGCGGTGGCTGAGAAGCGCGCCGGTTTAGTCATCATGCACATGCAGGGGACCCCGCAGGATATGCAGGTCGAACCGCGCTATCGCGATGTTGTGGGAGAGGTCTCTGCGTTCCTGGCTGATCGTGTCGCGTGTGCCGAACGGCTGGGCGTCGACCCTCAGTCAATCATTGTGGATCCCGGGCTGGGGTTTGGGAAGCGGGGCCGGGACAATCTTGCCCTGCTCCGGCATCTGGAGGCGTTGCGCCGTCTCGGTAAGCCGATTATGGTTGGTCCATCACGCAAGTCGTTGGTCGGGGATGTCCTGAAACTGCCGGTCGAGCAACGTCAATATGGGACGGCGGCGTGCGTCGCGGCAGCGGTGCTGCATGGCGCAGCCTTTGTTCGAGTTCACGAGATTCGGCCCTGTGTGCATCTGGTCAGAATGTTGGACGCCATCAGGAGGGCCTAGCGGCCATGTGGTCGACAATAACCCAGTTTGGATGGGTTGACGCCGTCGATGTGCTGATAGTGGCGTTTGTGGCCTATCAGCTTCTGCTGATGTTTAAAGGAACACGGGCGCTACAAATGATTCTCGGTCTTGCGCTCGTCTACCTTGCGTCCCGCATCGCGCTGAAGGGCGGTTTGTTGACGGTAAACTGGGTCCTGCAGAATTCGCTGGGCGTCTGGTTCCTGATGATTATCATTCTGTTTCAGCCGGAACTCCGGCGGGCGCTGGCGACGTTCGGCCTTCGTTCCCGGCTGCTTCGCGCCTTTGCCAAGCGCGAAGAGGCGTACATGATTGATGAGATTGTTCGATCTTCGGCCTCCATGGCTGCAAAAAAGATCGGCGCGATCATTGTTCTGGAGCGAGAGACAAAGCTGTCCGAGTATGTCGATTCCGGCGTGTCGCTTGACGCGCGCGTGTCAAGGCGATTGCTGGAATCGATCTTTTGTCCCGGTGCGCCGCTCCACGATGGCGCGGTTGTGATCCAGGGCGGACGCGTGGCTGCCGCCTCCTGCTTGCTGCCGTTAACACTGACCGGCGATATCAGCGAGGAACTGGGGACGCGCCATCGCGCAGCCATCGGACTGACGGAGGAAACCGACGCGATCGCCATCGTTGTGTCTGAGGAGATGGGCAGCGTATCGCTGGTTCATGGGGGGGCCATCAGTCAAGGTCTTGATGCGCAAAGGCTTCGGCGGCAACTGGTCGAGCTGTTGGGGTCGCCGGGTAGCAGCAGCCCGGGCGCGACTCCTAAAAAAGACGTGGTCGCGTCTTCAGCGATCGGCGGTTAGTGCACTGTCTCTTATTCGTCAGAGCATAAAATGGCTTGCGCCCCCCTTTCGCAAAGGGACCTTATCATCCCCCCCTTTATAAAAGGGGGGCGAGGGGGGATTTGAACGATCAGGAAATCCCTCTCGATCCCCCTTTTCCAAAGGGGGAGGTTGCTTGAGATGTTGTGCGAGGACGAGGATCATGACGAAAGGACTCTTTGACAATCTCGGACTTAAGCTTGCCTCTCTGGCGCTCGCCTTTGCTCTCTGGATGGTGGTCGCAGGGGAGCAGAGGGATGAGCGAACGGTGCATGCCCCACTTTTGCTGGCGCGGCTGCCGAAAAATATGACGCTTCTCAATGGTCCAGGAGAGTTCGTGACAGTCCAGTTGCGTGGCCCGAAAAGTCTGATCTCCGGGCTGTCACCTAGCGAGGTCGATGTCAACGTCGATCTTTCAACCTTGAAAGAAGGGGAGAATTTCGTGGCGGTGAAGGCCGACCAGATTGATGTCCCTCGTGGAGTAGAGGTCGTTCAGGTTTCGCCGAAGTGGGTTCGTCTGGTTCTGGAATCGGTGGCGGAACGGGTGGTGCGGGTTGCGGCCCGTGTGGAGGGGAATCCGGCTGCCGGGTATTATCTCAAACGGGCCTTGGCGCACCCTGATCGTGTCCGATTGGTCGGACCAAAGAGCGACGTCAGTCGTGTAGAGAAGGTCTATACCTCGACGATCAGCATAGAAGGACGGTCCCATGCCTTCGGCGCCATGACCTCTCTTGAACCTGTCGGGAAGTCGATCAAAGTGGAGGGGCCGGCCCTCGTCCAGGTCTCCGTGGAGATCAGGGCCAATCCCTGACCGTCGTCTTCGCAGGATGACCGCGGAAGCGGGGCGCATCGAGGAGAAAGGAAGGCGAGTCGTGCGAAAACTTTTCGGCACGGATGGGATTCGCGGCGTGGCCAACCGGGAGCCGATGACCCCGGAGACCATGGTGAAGGTGGGCCGCGCGGCCGCCCATCTTTTGAGGGGGTCAACCGAACGGCCTACGATTGTCATCGGGAAGGATACGCGCCTGACGGGCTATATGCTGGAAACGGCGCTGACCGCCGGCATTACCTCGATGGGTGTCGATGTGCTGTTGGTTGGCCCGCTCCCGACGCCAGGGATCGCGTTTATCACCAGAAGCCTTCGAGCTGACGCCGGGGTGGTGATCTCGGCCTCCCATAACCCTTATGAAGATAACGGGATCAAGTTCTTTTCATGTGATGGCCTGAAGCTGCCGGATGCGATGGAGCAGCGGATCGAGGAACTGGTCTGTAATGGAGAGATCGATGGAATCAGGTCGGCCCCCCGTGAGGTCGGCAAGGCCTACCGCGTGGGCGATGCCGTCGGCCGCTATATCGAATTTGCGAAAAATACCCTCCCCAAGGGAACGACGCTGAAAGGGATGCGGGTGGTCGTCGATTGTGCCAATGGTGCGGCCTACAAGGTCTCGCCGGCCATTCTTCGGGAGTTGAATGCCGAGGTCGTATCGCTGAATGTCCAGCCCGACGGCACCAATATCAATAAAGGGTGCGGTTCGTTGCATCCCGAGGAGCTGCGACGGGCAGTGGTCGCACATCAGGCGCACCTCGGATTTGCTCACGACGGGGACGCAGACCGTGTGCTGTGCGTGGACGAACAGGGCGAGGTGGTGGATGGCGATCATATTCTTGCCCTCTGCGCGCTCGATCTGAAGCGGGAAGGTCGGCTGAGCGAGGACACGATCGTTGCGACGGTGATGAGTAATATCGGCCTGGATCTCGCCATGCGAGAGGCTGGAATCGCGGTCGTTCGGACCGCGGTGGGCGATCGGTACGTCCTGGAAACGATGCTGGCAAAGCGGTACATGCTGGGAGGTGAGCAGTCCGGGCATATCATCTTCCTGGAACATCATACGACCGGCGACGGAATCGTGACCGCCCTGCAGGTGCTGGCTACCATGCAGCGATCTGCGAAGCCGCTGTCGGAGCTGAAGGCGTGTATGACTTCGTACCCTCAGGTGTTGATTAATGCGCCAGTTCGACGCCTGGCCGCCATTGAGGAGCTGCCGCTGGTGCAGGAGGCGATTCAATCGGCAGAGGCGGGTATGGGGGGCAAGGGACGGATCCTGGTCCGTCTGTCCGGTACGGAGCCGGTGGCCCGGGTGATGGTGGAAGGCGAGGAACCGGCAAGTATCGAGCGACTGGCCAGAAAGATCGCGCTGGTGATTGAGAGGGAGTTGGGGTAACAACCGTTCCGAGTTTTGAGTTGTGGGTTTCGAGTGTGTAACCCGAAACTCGAAACCCGAAACTCGAAACTGCGACAGCGGCTGGAGCGAATCGATGATTGGGTTGTGTGTGAACGTCGATCATGTTGCGACGATCAGGCAGGCCAGACGGGGCGAGGAGCCTGACCCCGTACACGCGGCGCTGCTTGTTGAGCTGGCCGGCGGGTCTGGAATTACGGTACACCTGCGTGAGGACCGGCGGCATATTCAGGATCGGGATGTCGAGCTGCTTCGGCGGCTGGTCAAGACGAAATTGAATCTGGAGATGGCCGCCACGGACGAGATGATTGAGATCGCTCTCGCGTTCAAGCCGGAGATGGCAACGCTCGTTCCAGAGCGGCGCGAGGAGCTGACGACTGAAGGCGGGCTGGACGTTCACGGACATGCCGACGAGGTAGGTCGGGCCGTGCGCCGCTTGCGAGAGGGCGGCATTCTCGTCAGCCTCTTCATCGACCCCGAACACCATCAGGTCTCGGCCGCTGCACGTGCCGGCGCCGATTTCATCGAGCTTCATACCGGATCGTATGCGGAGGCGAAAGACTGTAAGGCCCAACAGGCCGAGTTGACACGCCTGATTCAATCGGCGACGACGGGAAGGGGGTTGGGTCTTCGGATTAATGCGGGGCATGGTCTGGATTATCGTAATGTGGGCCCGGTAGCGGCGATTCCCGAGGTGGAGGAGCTGAGTATCGGACATAGTATTATCGCTCGCGCTGTTCTTGTGGGTTTAGAGCGGGCGGTCCGCGAGATGCTGGCGGCCATGGCCGAAGGCCGTGCCTGGTGCGAGGTGCAAATCCCCCCCCAACCCCCCTTTATAAAAGGGGAGCAAGGGGGGATTTCGTACGATGTGTGAAGGCGATGGTGATTGGGATCGGAATTGACCTGGTGCAGGTCAGTCGATTTGAGCAGGCGGCCTGTCGGCACGGCGCGCGCCTGCTGGATCGCCTCTTTACGGCGGGGGAGCAGGCGCGCGTCAGAAGCTATCGGTCGCCGGGGCGCCACCTCGCGGCGCGCTTTGCCGCGAAGGAGGCGGCCTTTAAAGCACTTCGCACCGGATGGGGACAGGGAGTGGCCTGGCAGGATGTGGAGATCGTGGGCGGGGGGCGTGAGGCGTCGGGCATGGTCCTTTCCGGCCGTGCCAGGGATGTTGCGGCGGGTCTTGGGATCACACGGATGCTGGTCACGCTTACGCACGACGGCGACTACGCGATGGCCTGTGTTGTGGCTACCGACGACAGATAGGACGTGCGCGATAAGGAGAGCATGATGGCCGT includes these proteins:
- a CDS encoding Polysaccharide biosynthesis/export protein, yielding MRQTPILYIIGLGMLAAGCASAGPSRETLIAMASASQSSESTGSVALNSKIISASTQADGFAGDYIIGAGDLLVISILDLSEVDKAKVRVSAEGFIRLPLIDTVKAKDLTARQLESELAVLYGVEYLHDPQVSVFIEEYRSQRASVLGEVNKPGIYEVNDRRSLTDMLAQAGGLSKEADRVVYILRKNGSPGTALSSSGDLLKVDLDELLAGRNPALNVRVDSGDVISVPKSGEFLLGGAVRKPGPYPLKGKLTVDQAIYFGEALKDEADVSNIEVLRFNGSKTEVLHIDLEQLRQEGKVAPAIQKNDVIFVGTSGPKTVLYGAVDFVKTVVRFGFSAGMAF
- a CDS encoding FecR protein: MRANCHNRLVLTRSAYATLASFLFWTMAAFVPPTARAAEPTLGLATGSQEAQVTTDGQRWTTLPSSSNPLYEGTMLRTGKGTASVMLKDGTQMELQPHTLVGLAGSRTAPVVKVAVGQVLFRVPSSSRAALVTPSVRYQTDNGNTGDRPTILKAKSSTLSTTDSVGTIVVNSRGGSRLSLQQGEILARSAGNPGLHIVKAGQSVYIPQVGAPDHNFGVMLAQALPGNSSGLPAGAVPVYGENGKSIGYITDGSFTGSPGITANLPNPVPSGTIPADANIPPGATPIFTGDPAYAGYILDDKLAAYIPPGGGALAGAEAGAAAGAGIETETAVGVTVGLAAIGLGVGLGLSQSGGNGNGKASESSPAKLE
- the tilS gene encoding tRNA(Ile)-lysidine synthase, translating into MRDGLLYRVQETIDRHRMLTGGEMIVVAVSGGVDSMVMLHLLLRLRTRYSTSLHVAHLNHGLRGAESTETADFVRTHCEAHEIPVTVTSAEGRMWQDRMGGSVQAVARDLRYRFLEQVADEQKADRIALGHHRDDQAETVLMNLLRGSGIRGLGGIPPVRDRIIRPLIDCAREEIERYARKEGIPYVEDSSNRTLVYSRNRIRLTLLPELAKRFNPRVGHALANAAAISEAEDGLLNGMAEKELRAVLVSQSRETFVLAIAPLATLPSALRWRMIRRVAEELRKGRSGLTFQQTLAIDRLVMTRGAQGAVYAPGGLRAQRADGCLVLSLGEGLARGRISSSPLAVPGVTVIPEVAVNLRSEILQQGAVEQLVSDASTALLDADRTGVKLHVRGWEAGDRFIPFGMGGRKKLQDFFVDAKVPRDRRCSVPLVVSGDEIVWVVGFRVDERFRVTDSTQRLLRVRATTAGE
- a CDS encoding ATP-dependent metalloprotease — its product is MNPFFKNLALWLVIGLIMILVFNIFSQNQPQEKEMIFSDFMAKVSKGEVAEVIVKGSDIKGKLTGGEIFRTYAADDKDMIAELRQKGVRIIAKPMDENPWYVNMLLSWLPMLLFIGVWIFFMRQMQGGGVKALSFGKSRARLLSDKHNKVTFADVAGADEAKEELREIIEFLKDPPKFQKLGGRIPKGVLLMGPPGTGKTLLARAIAGEANAPFFSISGSDFVEMFVGVGASRVRDLFEQGKKHAPCIIFMDEIDAVGRHRGAGLGGGHDEREQTLNQLLVEMDGFESNDGVILVAATNRPDVLDPALLRPGRFDRQVVVARPDLKGREGILRVHTKKIPVDPDVNLTLLARGTPGFSGADLANLVNEAALLAARQNKKTVCMVDFESAKDKVLMGVERKSVVISEEERKVTAYHEAGHTLVAKVLPGTDPIHKVTIIPRGRALGMTQQLPLDEKHNYAKEYLLNEIAIMMGGRAAEELVIGQMTTGAGNDIERATDLARKMVCEWGMSEKLGPLTFGKREEMIFLGREIAQHQDYSEYTAVEIDREVKEIVMANYEKAKTLIIERIGILHALAKALLETEVLDGFQIDAIVNGAAAPAQARI
- a CDS encoding dihydropteroate synthase; translation: MTPSYFRCRDHLLDVQDKTWIIGVLNITPDSFSDGGRFLDPGAAIDQAMGMIEEGADILELGGESTRPGAIPVPVREELRRIVPVLCDLRPKVTIPIAVDTYKPEVARVVLEEGADIINDVYGVRGEGRLAVAVAEKRAGLVIMHMQGTPQDMQVEPRYRDVVGEVSAFLADRVACAERLGVDPQSIIVDPGLGFGKRGRDNLALLRHLEALRRLGKPIMVGPSRKSLVGDVLKLPVEQRQYGTAACVAAAVLHGAAFVRVHEIRPCVHLVRMLDAIRRA
- the disA gene encoding DNA integrity scanning protein DisA → MWSTITQFGWVDAVDVLIVAFVAYQLLLMFKGTRALQMILGLALVYLASRIALKGGLLTVNWVLQNSLGVWFLMIIILFQPELRRALATFGLRSRLLRAFAKREEAYMIDEIVRSSASMAAKKIGAIIVLERETKLSEYVDSGVSLDARVSRRLLESIFCPGAPLHDGAVVIQGGRVAAASCLLPLTLTGDISEELGTRHRAAIGLTEETDAIAIVVSEEMGSVSLVHGGAISQGLDAQRLRRQLVELLGSPGSSSPGATPKKDVVASSAIGG
- a CDS encoding YbbR-like protein, which produces MTKGLFDNLGLKLASLALAFALWMVVAGEQRDERTVHAPLLLARLPKNMTLLNGPGEFVTVQLRGPKSLISGLSPSEVDVNVDLSTLKEGENFVAVKADQIDVPRGVEVVQVSPKWVRLVLESVAERVVRVAARVEGNPAAGYYLKRALAHPDRVRLVGPKSDVSRVEKVYTSTISIEGRSHAFGAMTSLEPVGKSIKVEGPALVQVSVEIRANP
- the glmM gene encoding phosphoglucosamine mutase; amino-acid sequence: MTAEAGRIEEKGRRVVRKLFGTDGIRGVANREPMTPETMVKVGRAAAHLLRGSTERPTIVIGKDTRLTGYMLETALTAGITSMGVDVLLVGPLPTPGIAFITRSLRADAGVVISASHNPYEDNGIKFFSCDGLKLPDAMEQRIEELVCNGEIDGIRSAPREVGKAYRVGDAVGRYIEFAKNTLPKGTTLKGMRVVVDCANGAAYKVSPAILRELNAEVVSLNVQPDGTNINKGCGSLHPEELRRAVVAHQAHLGFAHDGDADRVLCVDEQGEVVDGDHILALCALDLKREGRLSEDTIVATVMSNIGLDLAMREAGIAVVRTAVGDRYVLETMLAKRYMLGGEQSGHIIFLEHHTTGDGIVTALQVLATMQRSAKPLSELKACMTSYPQVLINAPVRRLAAIEELPLVQEAIQSAEAGMGGKGRILVRLSGTEPVARVMVEGEEPASIERLARKIALVIERELG
- a CDS encoding pyridoxine 5'-phosphate synthase codes for the protein MIGLCVNVDHVATIRQARRGEEPDPVHAALLVELAGGSGITVHLREDRRHIQDRDVELLRRLVKTKLNLEMAATDEMIEIALAFKPEMATLVPERREELTTEGGLDVHGHADEVGRAVRRLREGGILVSLFIDPEHHQVSAAARAGADFIELHTGSYAEAKDCKAQQAELTRLIQSATTGRGLGLRINAGHGLDYRNVGPVAAIPEVEELSIGHSIIARAVLVGLERAVREMLAAMAEGRAWCEVQIPPQPPFIKGEQGGISYDV